In the Bacillus shivajii genome, one interval contains:
- a CDS encoding M24 family metallopeptidase yields MGRLNQLRDKFSSNNIDGMLVTSSYNRRYMAGFTGTAGVALISENGAKFITDFRYVEQAQEQCEEFDIVQHTGAIHEEIAKQVKELGIKQLGFEKDHVTYSAYDTYKSNIETELVGVSGLIESLRLIKSDDELKVIKDAVKIADAAFDHITNYIRAGVKEIDVSNELEFFMRKQGAVSSSFDIIVASGYRSALPHGVASEKVIEKGELVTLDFGAYYNGYCSDITRTVAVGEPDEKLKEIYDTVLQAQLRGVNGIKPGMTGKEADALTRDYITEKGYGEYFGHSTGHGMGLEVHEGPGLSVKSDKVLEPGMVVTVEPGIYVAGVGGTRIEDDIVVTKDGNDILSSSTKELLILGE; encoded by the coding sequence ATGGGACGTCTTAATCAGTTAAGAGACAAATTTTCAAGCAATAACATTGATGGAATGTTAGTTACAAGCAGTTATAACCGTAGATACATGGCTGGCTTCACTGGAACAGCGGGTGTTGCATTAATTTCAGAAAACGGTGCAAAATTTATTACGGACTTCCGCTACGTAGAACAAGCTCAAGAGCAATGTGAAGAGTTTGATATAGTTCAACATACTGGAGCTATTCACGAAGAAATTGCAAAGCAAGTAAAAGAGTTAGGAATCAAGCAGCTCGGTTTTGAAAAAGATCATGTGACTTACAGTGCGTATGATACATATAAAAGCAACATTGAGACAGAGCTTGTTGGGGTCAGTGGTTTAATCGAAAGTTTAAGGTTAATCAAAAGTGATGATGAATTAAAAGTTATCAAAGATGCTGTAAAAATTGCAGATGCGGCTTTTGATCATATTACAAATTATATTCGTGCTGGGGTCAAAGAGATTGACGTATCAAATGAACTTGAATTTTTCATGAGAAAACAAGGCGCAGTATCTTCGTCATTTGATATTATTGTTGCATCTGGTTACAGATCTGCCTTGCCACATGGTGTAGCCAGTGAGAAAGTGATTGAAAAAGGCGAGCTTGTAACATTAGACTTTGGTGCATATTATAATGGGTACTGCTCCGATATTACTCGTACTGTAGCTGTTGGTGAGCCAGACGAAAAACTAAAGGAAATTTATGATACAGTGTTACAAGCACAGTTACGTGGGGTAAATGGCATTAAACCAGGAATGACAGGGAAAGAAGCAGATGCGCTAACTCGTGACTATATTACTGAAAAAGGGTACGGGGAATACTTTGGTCATTCAACTGGACATGGTATGGGCCTTGAAGTGCACGAAGGCCCAGGACTATCAGTTAAATCAGATAAAGTCCTTGAACCAGGGATGGTTGTAACCGTTGAACCAGGGATTTATGTTGCTGGTGTGGGCGGAACTCGAATTGAAGATGATATTGTCGTAACGAAAGACGGAAATGACATTTTATCTTCATCAACAAAAGAGTTACTAATTTTAGGTGAGTAA
- the efp gene encoding elongation factor P, with amino-acid sequence MISVNDLKTGLTIEVDNDIWQVMDFQHVKPGKGAAFVRTKLRGLRNGNVQEKTFRAGEKVGKAHLDNRKMSYLYSSGDIHTFMDNESFEQLELPSNQIENQLNYLKENMEVSILIYQGETLGVDVPNTVELEVTETEPGIKGDTASGGTKPATLETGLTVQVPFFINEGDVLVIDTRKGEYVSRA; translated from the coding sequence ATGATTTCAGTTAATGATTTAAAAACAGGTTTAACAATTGAAGTAGACAACGACATTTGGCAAGTAATGGATTTCCAACACGTAAAACCAGGGAAAGGTGCGGCATTTGTTCGTACGAAACTTCGTGGTCTACGTAATGGAAACGTTCAAGAAAAAACATTCCGTGCAGGTGAAAAAGTCGGGAAAGCACATCTTGATAACCGTAAAATGTCTTATTTATACTCTAGCGGTGACATTCATACGTTCATGGATAATGAATCTTTTGAACAATTAGAGTTGCCAAGTAACCAAATTGAAAACCAGTTAAATTACTTAAAAGAAAACATGGAAGTATCGATCTTAATTTATCAAGGTGAAACACTTGGGGTTGATGTTCCAAACACTGTAGAACTTGAAGTAACAGAAACAGAACCAGGAATTAAAGGGGATACTGCTTCTGGTGGAACGAAGCCTGCAACATTAGAAACAGGCTTAACAGTACAAGTACCATTCTTTATTAACGAAGGAGATGTTCTTGTTATTGATACGCGTAAAGGCGAGTATGTATCAAGAGCATAA
- the spoIIIAA gene encoding stage III sporulation protein AA has protein sequence MKEIINVLPEVIRKLVVQLPESIQYEVEEVRLRVNRPVEIRTGDRSMTLPRGSTPYVFSSQDAKLMLGLLSEHSVYRLEEELKKGYLTIAGGHRVGLAGRVIMEKGAVKGLRDISSFNIRIAREKQGVADPYLERLLHRKGWCHTLIIGPPKTGKTTLLRDLARNISLGVKNKHVPPMNVGIIDERSEIAGCVKGVPQHEFGTKVDVLDSCPKAEGLMMMIRSMGPEVLIVDEVGRQQDGEAILEAVHAGVSVIATVHGKNLEDVKRRPTISNLLNENVFERIIEIHPLTKKGTIHYLDKRPAQGGIRK, from the coding sequence ATGAAAGAAATCATTAACGTTCTTCCAGAAGTAATAAGGAAGCTAGTAGTTCAATTACCTGAATCAATACAGTATGAAGTTGAGGAGGTAAGACTCCGAGTGAATCGACCTGTTGAAATTAGAACAGGAGATCGTTCAATGACATTACCTAGAGGTTCCACACCTTATGTTTTTTCATCACAAGATGCAAAGCTAATGTTAGGGCTTTTAAGTGAACATTCTGTTTATCGTCTAGAAGAAGAGCTAAAAAAAGGCTATTTAACAATTGCGGGTGGACATCGTGTTGGGTTAGCTGGACGAGTCATCATGGAGAAGGGGGCAGTGAAAGGACTTCGCGATATCAGCTCTTTTAATATACGCATCGCAAGAGAGAAACAAGGTGTGGCTGATCCTTATTTAGAAAGACTCCTTCATCGAAAAGGGTGGTGCCACACATTAATTATCGGACCTCCTAAAACAGGTAAAACAACATTATTACGTGATTTAGCAAGAAACATTAGCTTGGGAGTTAAAAACAAACATGTGCCACCGATGAATGTTGGGATTATAGATGAACGCTCAGAAATAGCTGGCTGTGTAAAAGGAGTTCCTCAACATGAATTTGGAACAAAAGTAGATGTACTAGATAGCTGTCCGAAGGCAGAAGGACTGATGATGATGATTCGTTCGATGGGGCCTGAAGTTCTAATCGTTGATGAAGTAGGAAGACAACAAGATGGAGAAGCGATTTTAGAAGCTGTACATGCTGGTGTTTCAGTGATTGCAACAGTTCACGGGAAAAACTTAGAAGATGTTAAGCGCCGCCCAACAATCTCCAACTTACTTAACGAGAATGTTTTTGAAAGAATTATTGAAATTCACCCATTAACAAAAAAAGGAACCATTCATTATTTAGATAAACGCCCAGCCCAAGGTGGGATACGAAAATGA
- the spoIIIAB gene encoding stage III sporulation protein SpoIIIAB yields the protein MKLLGAFIIIVTSTLLGWEFARRFTRRKNQIRQLRLAFEALEGEMVFSMAPLSDACQKVAVQSAAPINQLFSEVSEKLTSEEKSAPDIWADCLKKWKKKTDLEAAEINILEQFGQTIGQQDIETQRNQIRLAITYFEQEEKHAQESEKKYESMYRSLGFLGGVLIVIIMM from the coding sequence ATGAAGTTGTTAGGTGCTTTTATCATAATTGTTACAAGTACATTGTTAGGGTGGGAATTTGCTAGAAGGTTTACGAGGAGAAAGAACCAAATACGCCAACTACGCTTAGCGTTTGAAGCATTAGAAGGGGAGATGGTTTTCTCAATGGCTCCGCTATCAGATGCATGTCAGAAAGTGGCTGTTCAATCTGCTGCTCCAATTAATCAGCTTTTTTCCGAGGTATCTGAAAAGTTGACTTCTGAAGAAAAGTCAGCTCCTGACATTTGGGCGGACTGCTTAAAGAAGTGGAAGAAAAAAACGGACCTTGAAGCAGCAGAGATCAATATTTTAGAGCAATTTGGCCAAACAATCGGCCAACAAGATATTGAAACACAGCGAAATCAAATTAGGCTTGCCATTACTTATTTTGAACAAGAAGAAAAACATGCCCAAGAGTCCGAGAAGAAATATGAGTCAATGTATCGAAGCCTCGGGTTTTTAGGTGGGGTACTCATTGTCATCATCATGATGTAA
- the spoIIIAC gene encoding stage III sporulation protein AC — MNYDVSLIFQIAGVGIVVAMIHTVLKQMGKEEIANWVTLIAFVVVLYMVASVVDDLFTKIRSVFLFQS; from the coding sequence ATGAATTATGATGTTAGTTTGATCTTTCAGATTGCTGGAGTAGGGATTGTTGTTGCTATGATTCACACTGTATTAAAGCAAATGGGAAAGGAAGAAATCGCAAATTGGGTAACCTTAATTGCCTTTGTTGTTGTGCTATATATGGTTGCATCTGTTGTCGATGATTTATTTACAAAGATAAGAAGTGTCTTTCTTTTCCAAAGCTGA
- the spoIIIAD gene encoding stage III sporulation protein AD: MVIEIIQIVGLGMIATFLALVVKEHKPIFAFILTVFVGVIIFLFLIDKIALIIGMLEDLAASANINLMYVQTILKIIGIAYIAEFGAQIAKDAGQGAMASKIELAGKVLIMVMAIPIISVIIETIIGLIPN, translated from the coding sequence ATGGTCATTGAAATCATCCAAATCGTCGGCTTAGGGATGATCGCGACGTTTTTAGCGTTAGTCGTTAAAGAGCATAAGCCGATATTCGCATTTATACTGACAGTTTTTGTTGGCGTTATTATCTTCTTATTCCTAATCGATAAAATTGCACTCATTATTGGCATGTTAGAAGATTTAGCGGCGAGTGCGAACATTAACCTTATGTATGTACAAACGATTTTAAAAATAATTGGTATAGCTTATATCGCTGAGTTTGGAGCACAGATTGCAAAGGATGCAGGTCAAGGGGCGATGGCTTCAAAAATTGAATTAGCTGGAAAAGTACTTATTATGGTCATGGCGATCCCAATTATTTCAGTCATCATTGAAACAATTATCGGACTAATTCCAAATTAA
- the spoIIIAE gene encoding stage III sporulation protein AE yields MKKYICIIIAAALMMILLPEDVQAEGNVTTEQQEQMIESQIEKLGLEDIGQFWNDVLHEYEGYLPESQRGSFMEFVKGDKQLSLSAWVQGLLKFLFHEIFANGKLLGTLILLAVFSMILAQLQQAFEKHSISKVAYAITYMVLLIIALNSFHIAMEFTQNTIKIMSSFMVSLVPLILVLMASIGSVTSVALFHPMVMFLVHTSGLFVQYFVLPLLFLSTLLFIVSTMTEHYKVTKLAQFLRNLAVGGLGIFLTVFLGVLSVQGATAAVADGIAVKTAKFVTGNFVPVVGRMFTDAADTVMGASVLLKNTVGVAGLAILLLICAFPALKILSLAVIYTFTAAVLQPLGGGPIIQCLSIIGKQMLFIFAALAAVSLMFFLSITIIIISGNLSLMMR; encoded by the coding sequence ATGAAAAAGTACATTTGTATAATCATCGCAGCAGCATTGATGATGATCCTTCTTCCTGAAGATGTACAAGCAGAAGGTAATGTGACAACTGAACAACAAGAGCAGATGATTGAATCGCAAATTGAGAAGTTAGGGTTAGAGGACATAGGTCAATTTTGGAATGATGTACTCCATGAATATGAAGGGTACCTGCCTGAAAGTCAAAGAGGTAGTTTCATGGAGTTTGTCAAAGGAGACAAGCAATTATCTCTTTCAGCATGGGTACAAGGGTTATTAAAGTTTTTATTTCATGAAATTTTTGCAAATGGAAAACTTTTAGGAACGTTAATTTTACTAGCTGTCTTTAGTATGATTCTAGCTCAGCTACAACAAGCGTTTGAAAAACATTCAATTAGTAAAGTTGCTTATGCGATAACGTATATGGTTTTGTTGATCATTGCTTTAAATAGTTTTCATATTGCGATGGAATTTACCCAAAACACAATTAAGATAATGAGTAGTTTTATGGTCTCGCTAGTACCATTAATTCTTGTCTTAATGGCATCGATAGGTAGTGTCACCTCTGTCGCACTATTCCACCCGATGGTTATGTTTCTTGTTCATACGAGTGGACTTTTTGTGCAATATTTTGTTTTGCCACTTCTATTTTTATCTACGCTTCTTTTTATCGTCAGTACAATGACGGAACATTACAAGGTGACAAAATTAGCCCAATTCTTAAGAAATTTAGCCGTAGGTGGTCTTGGTATCTTCCTAACTGTTTTTCTAGGTGTCTTATCTGTTCAAGGAGCTACAGCTGCTGTGGCAGATGGAATAGCAGTGAAAACGGCAAAATTTGTTACAGGAAACTTTGTACCAGTTGTAGGCCGCATGTTTACAGATGCTGCTGACACGGTCATGGGGGCATCCGTCTTACTGAAAAATACTGTCGGTGTGGCAGGACTTGCAATCTTGTTACTCATTTGTGCATTTCCAGCACTAAAGATTCTATCATTAGCGGTCATTTATACATTTACAGCAGCAGTTCTTCAGCCGTTGGGTGGTGGCCCGATTATCCAATGTCTTTCGATTATTGGTAAACAAATGCTCTTTATTTTTGCGGCATTAGCAGCAGTATCACTTATGTTCTTTTTATCAATTACGATCATTATTATCTCGGGCAACCTATCGTTAATGATGCGATGA
- the spoIIIAF gene encoding stage III sporulation protein AF, producing the protein MSIVTAWVTNIIILILFATVLELLLPNSKMQRYVKLVVGLMLLMVMLQPVLSIFQTDPEEWLSEVVDFGGPNQENQMNKIESKKRDIETVQDAYISEQVAVQLKKQAEGPLIEQFEVVPIEVTMNAESIPLEEGSFDTYPEVHVLIQTLEEAEKEEETDEISIVTIDPVIIENDVDQELEGKTSSIDKDIASLLAREWNVPVDKVHIHWKGGEE; encoded by the coding sequence ATGAGTATTGTAACGGCATGGGTGACAAACATTATTATTCTCATATTATTTGCTACGGTGTTAGAACTTTTGTTACCTAACTCAAAAATGCAACGTTATGTAAAACTAGTAGTCGGTTTAATGTTACTCATGGTCATGTTACAACCAGTACTCTCTATTTTTCAAACTGATCCTGAAGAATGGCTTTCTGAAGTTGTAGATTTTGGGGGGCCAAACCAAGAAAATCAAATGAATAAAATTGAATCAAAGAAAAGAGATATAGAAACGGTACAAGATGCATATATTTCTGAACAAGTGGCTGTCCAACTGAAGAAACAAGCTGAGGGTCCATTAATTGAACAGTTTGAGGTGGTGCCAATAGAAGTGACTATGAACGCAGAGTCTATACCATTAGAGGAAGGATCATTTGATACTTATCCGGAGGTACATGTTCTTATTCAAACCCTAGAAGAAGCTGAAAAAGAAGAAGAAACCGATGAAATATCGATTGTTACGATTGATCCAGTCATTATTGAGAATGACGTTGATCAAGAGCTTGAAGGAAAAACAAGCAGCATAGATAAAGACATCGCTTCATTACTAGCTCGGGAATGGAATGTTCCAGTTGACAAAGTACACATTCATTGGAAGGGAGGGGAGGAATAA